The following proteins come from a genomic window of Corallococcus sp. NCRR:
- a CDS encoding ATP-binding response regulator, with protein sequence MSLVLIAEDEEALLEVFSEVVEDLGHRVVRAHNGEEALLLARTETPDLVVSDHMMPRKTGMQLLHAMRAEPILSDVPFLLLSAARPQGREAAQTFLAKPVDLSTFEQAVSTALQHRVAARQDAAPAAREAPNALGLAREEMLNWVAHELKTPLSSARLNTQLLLRKVQKRGIDDERRSAEAVLRQLDRMNGLVTSILDASRLADGKLELKLQPTELTPFLQELIQEWRELQPEMDFSFHALEPVEPLMLDADRLRQVLNNLLSNAVKYSGTSRQVELGLTLNPGLVLVHVRDWGVGIPANALPHVFDRFQRADEDRGRGHGLGLFIAAALAKLHGGSLSARSTLGEGSTFTLRLPRRN encoded by the coding sequence ATGAGCCTGGTCCTCATCGCGGAGGATGAAGAGGCGCTCCTGGAGGTCTTCTCCGAGGTGGTGGAGGACCTGGGCCACCGCGTGGTGCGCGCGCACAACGGCGAGGAGGCGCTGCTGCTCGCCCGCACGGAGACGCCGGACCTGGTGGTCAGCGACCACATGATGCCGCGCAAGACGGGCATGCAGCTGCTGCACGCCATGCGCGCGGAGCCCATCCTGTCGGACGTGCCCTTCCTGCTGTTGAGCGCGGCGCGTCCGCAGGGGCGTGAAGCCGCGCAGACGTTCCTCGCGAAGCCGGTGGACCTGTCCACCTTCGAGCAGGCGGTGAGCACCGCGCTCCAGCACCGCGTGGCGGCCCGCCAGGACGCGGCCCCCGCCGCGCGCGAGGCGCCCAACGCGCTGGGCCTGGCCCGCGAGGAGATGCTCAACTGGGTGGCGCACGAGCTGAAGACGCCGCTCAGCTCCGCGCGGCTCAACACGCAGCTGCTCTTGCGCAAGGTGCAGAAGCGCGGCATCGACGACGAGCGCCGCTCCGCGGAGGCCGTCCTGCGCCAGTTGGACCGGATGAACGGGCTGGTGACGTCCATCCTGGACGCCTCCCGGCTGGCGGACGGGAAGCTGGAGCTGAAGCTTCAGCCCACGGAGCTGACGCCCTTCCTCCAGGAGCTCATCCAGGAGTGGCGCGAGCTGCAACCGGAGATGGACTTCTCCTTCCACGCCCTGGAGCCGGTGGAGCCGCTGATGCTGGACGCGGACCGGCTGCGCCAGGTGCTCAACAACCTGCTGTCCAACGCGGTGAAGTACAGCGGCACGTCGCGCCAGGTCGAGCTGGGGCTGACGCTCAACCCGGGCCTCGTCCTGGTCCACGTGCGCGACTGGGGCGTGGGCATCCCCGCCAACGCCCTGCCCCATGTCTTCGACCGCTTCCAACGCGCGGACGAGGACCGCGGGCGCGGCCACGGCCTGGGCCTCTTCATCGCCGCGGCGCTCGCGAAACTGCACGGCGGCTCGCTCTCCGCCCGCTCCACCCTGGGTGAAGGCTCCACGTTCACCCTGCGCCTGCCCCGGCGGAACTGA
- a CDS encoding MFS transporter, whose amino-acid sequence MSTPPPSRLSSLRALKHRDFAFLWSGAALSNIGTWMEVLALGVYVTKVTGRAEWTGGVAALTWLPSILLSPLGGALGDRFDRRRAVGLGALVQMVLAGTLAALAFTGGLTVRWVAVISFLNGCAVTLFMPAFSALIAVSVPKEDLHSALSLNSAQANLGRICGPALAALLIAHTDIGWVLLLNTLSFAAVVLSLLGVRGAPAVAKPASPEGLWAGIARGFQVARADEALLMAMGGTLAIALCIAPFTALAPVMAIRVFGQDAGATSMLVTAQGAGAFLAALSAGTLADRMGRARLLEVSLLLIGPVAAAYWLAPSLGVATVAVLLLGSLYMLTLTGLATVCQARVSGELQARIASLNSMLLFVGFTVGVWSQGALADRLGVRAVMGGAAFGFLLFTVLLRTLRSRGFAAYET is encoded by the coding sequence GTGTCCACGCCTCCTCCGTCCCGCCTGTCCTCGCTGCGCGCGTTGAAGCACCGCGACTTCGCCTTCCTGTGGAGCGGCGCGGCGCTGTCCAACATCGGCACGTGGATGGAGGTGCTGGCGCTGGGCGTGTACGTGACGAAGGTCACGGGCCGGGCGGAGTGGACGGGCGGCGTGGCGGCGCTGACGTGGCTGCCGTCCATCCTCTTGTCACCGCTGGGGGGCGCGCTGGGCGACCGCTTCGACCGGCGGCGCGCGGTGGGGCTGGGGGCGCTGGTGCAGATGGTGCTCGCGGGGACGCTGGCGGCGCTGGCCTTCACCGGCGGGCTGACGGTGCGCTGGGTGGCGGTCATCTCGTTCCTCAACGGCTGCGCGGTGACGCTGTTCATGCCCGCGTTCTCCGCGCTCATCGCGGTCTCGGTGCCAAAGGAGGACCTGCACAGCGCGCTCAGCCTCAACTCGGCCCAGGCCAACCTGGGGCGCATCTGCGGCCCGGCGCTGGCGGCGCTGCTCATCGCGCACACGGACATCGGCTGGGTGCTGCTGCTCAACACGCTGTCCTTCGCCGCGGTGGTGCTGTCGCTGTTGGGCGTGCGCGGGGCCCCGGCCGTGGCGAAGCCCGCGTCGCCGGAGGGGCTGTGGGCGGGCATCGCGCGAGGCTTCCAGGTGGCGCGCGCGGATGAGGCGCTGCTCATGGCCATGGGCGGGACGCTGGCCATCGCGCTCTGCATCGCCCCGTTCACGGCGCTGGCGCCGGTGATGGCCATCCGGGTGTTCGGCCAGGACGCGGGCGCCACGTCGATGCTGGTGACGGCGCAGGGCGCGGGGGCGTTCCTCGCGGCGCTCTCCGCGGGGACGCTGGCGGACCGGATGGGACGGGCGCGGCTGTTGGAGGTGAGCCTGCTGCTCATCGGTCCGGTGGCGGCGGCGTACTGGCTGGCCCCGTCGCTGGGGGTCGCGACGGTGGCCGTGCTGCTGTTGGGCTCGCTGTACATGCTGACGCTCACGGGGCTGGCCACGGTGTGCCAGGCGCGCGTGTCGGGCGAGCTCCAGGCGCGCATCGCCAGCCTCAACTCCATGCTGCTCTTCGTCGGCTTCACGGTGGGCGTGTGGTCGCAGGGCGCGCTCGCGGACCGGCTGGGCGTCCGGGCCGTCATGGGGGGCGCGGCATTCGGGTTCCTCCTCTTCACCGTCCTCTTGCGCACGCTGCGCTCGCGCGGCTTCGCCGCCTACGAGACCTGA